From the Oncorhynchus keta strain PuntledgeMale-10-30-2019 chromosome 13, Oket_V2, whole genome shotgun sequence genome, the window CAAATTAatttaataaacaccatcacaataaattcattatatattttaggcaggtctaaagaaacattatgatatgaataaaatgtattttagaagaacagaatatgagttggcctactgtatgttatctagcTATACACCATAACATAGGCCGTaggctagttcatttagcagacaagatatgcttataagTCTTGCGtcattattttatagtaagaagaatgACACAAACCTTAAaatgtcttagaaatcaaaacatatatgggCTCCATGATGCGACTTTAGGCTATGTGAGAAAATAGCGAAAAAAGCTTGCCTCAGACTGCACACGCTGTTCTCTCATCCAGTATCATCATATTTTCACTCatgaaatcaaagtttattggtcacgtacacatattttgcaTATGTTAACACGGATggagtgaaatgcttatgttcctagcgccaacaatgcagtaaacagtggtgacccgtcattcagagatatagatttttttttttttgactgtTTTGCATATCATTTTGGCATTAATGTGCGTCACATCAGGTtgcaaacaatgtttttttttaatgatggagttaataaagccacatacaaacatggtctcttttttgctttcctgagtaaggcagctccaaaatgcaggtgtttcagcctagctcagtgctttctgtggtgaaGGGGCAGCCAGGGGATAATACAGAGCGTAGGGGTTAGTAATGTTCTCttgttgcgccgtgattggctcagtgtacTGTCACTCATCgggacactacgtcaccagaAAATCTAGAGGGAtagctcgaaaattcaagcctcttgggtgctgccatagatttacattagaagcacccatccaagaaggctcaaggtcattggccaaagataaaattacatcaaatcaagttatatctactgtagctttgattagactgatcatgtcaacatcatactttcaaaatcttagccagcaagctagacaagcagtcatcatcatgaatcaagtcaacaatctactgaCAATCTACTGTCATATGAAGAgaagataaaacgtatcggtgcgcATCAGCCATAAACATAACACAACAAGTTCGAAATCGCAAATtaaacaatgagtggtttggaaggattcagtggctaactgcaagcgttgcaaagcaatcattagccagctattcagtggagagggtgtatggtccaagtctgggtttaaagGTCTTTTCCATGCTTAAAAAGGACACCAAAAGGATGAATACATTGGCCAtactgtcaatccagcatgatttctggcgcgctcaaaacaactggaaaataggtactgggaaatctcagacgtCAGTGAGTTCAAGATAACTGGGAAGTCGGGAAAAATAATCATTCTAACGGGGAAAATAAGTTGAATGATTATTCAacttggaattccaagtcgggaactcgggcctctttctcgAGCTCTGACCTGAAAATCACTGACGTTATGATTCAACCTTGTCATGGCCCCCCCCAGCccccccagagttcccagttgtcttgaaagcaccataaatgcAGAGTTTGATGACAAAGGGAGaagacaaaatttgcccacaagaaggaccgccaccttcctgttcaagtgagcacagcacaacaaggggAGTCCCAAAATGTCTTATATgctgctgctgcataaatgaggTAATATGCTAGGGAGAAAGTATTACTTTCTTTGCTTCAGTATAcataagtgtatgttgtgtagtaagctgttagtagcccatgtgcctcaccctaacaatttggtccctttccccctcataatttacttagcctactgttctgacttggtggtgcacatgtagtctatagcctgttttagagaaatgtcatcattgaatgttgtaagagctttcattgtctgtttacagtgcatttggaaaacattcagaccccttgactttttccacattttgttaagttacaggcttattttaaaatgtattgtttttttcactcatcgatctacacacaataccacataatgacaaagcaaaaacggaaATAGCACatttataagtattcagacccttactctgtactttgttgaagcacctttggcatcgattacagcctcaagtcgtcttgggtatgacgctaccagcttggcacacctgtatttgcagaggttctctcattcttctctgcagatcctctcaagctctgtcaggttggatggggagcatcactgcacagctaatttcaggtctctccagagaggttCGATTGGGTtctggctggtccactcaaggacattcagagacttgtccaaaagccactcctgtgttgtcttggatgtgtgcttagggtcgttgtcctgttggaaggtgaaccttcgccccagacctgagatcctgagcactctgggggcaggttttcatcaaggatctctctgtattttgctccattcatctttccgttgatcctgactagtctcccagtcccggtctctgaaaaacattcccacagcatgatgctgccaccaccatgcttcaccatggggatggtaccaggtttcctccagacgtgatgcttgaaattcaggccaaagagttcagtcttggtttcatcagaccagagaatcttgtttctcatggtctgagtcatttagatgccctttggcaaactccaagtgggctgtcatgtgccttttactgaggagtggcttccgtctgtctaaagctaccataaaggcctgattggtggagtgctggagacatggttgtccttctggagggttctcccatctccacagaggaacactggagctctgtcagagtgatatctgtttttatttttaatacatttgcaaaaatgtctaaaaacctgttttcacttcatccttatggggtactgtgtataGATTTATgcgtatttgtatttatttaatcaattttagaataaggctgtaacttgacagaatgttgaaaaagtcaagggctctgaatacacTGTAAGATGAGCCttaactagaatacagtatatacacatatgaagtgggtaaaacagtatgtaaacaattATTCTAAATTTAATCATGTCTTTACTAAAAGTATGGAGCGTAGCATAAGGTAACGAGTCAATTCAGTAGTCATAATAATCCAGTCCACATTCAAAGGGATAACTATAATTGGTTTAATTTTATAGTCTAGACCAATTATGTCCCAAAGACATTTGAATTGTTTACCGTGGCTTAATATGCGGTCGGCTATGTATTGTAAAAAGGCACAATCattttaaaatagtttttttttgtttttccgGTCTTGGGCTAATATATGGGTATGGGTGTTTCGaattaatcatcaccttagaatGCACTGTCCATTTTGTTGTATTTGgttttgaaacaacatccacgtttttcactcagtttcaacctgttgttgaactttcgccaaattgatcatcacagtaaggtgagttttaaaaacatgatatgtttgatgtgattttccaTTGCATTTGCATtcatgtcagagtggttagaggaacaatagagccctgagtaccaggccattaggaccttatggaggaacaatagagccctgagtacaaGGCCATTAGGACCTTATGggggaacaatagagccctgagtaccaggccattaggaccttatggaggaacaatagagccctgactaccaggccattaggacctgatggagggacaatagagccctgagtaccaagccattaggacctgatggaggaacaatagatccctgagtaccagaccattaggacctgatggagggacaatagactgcttagtaccaggccattagcgagCTGAAGGTCGTAAGTGAGTTGGGTACTGTCAACGTATGTGCAGAGTGCATAATAGGAGATTACCGTGACTCttggtcacgtggaatttgactgcagtaatatatataataatataataataataatatatgccatttagcagttaCAGTcatgaacccactaccctggcgtcatgactctaccaactgagctacagaacacacagtcatgactcatgactgtcggtgtggcggtaatacggtcatcgCAACAGCCCTAGTGAGAATGTGAGTGCGTGGAGGAGATTCTTACGGCTGTGTGAGGTCGTGGGTGATGAAGTCAGAGCTCTTGAAGAGCAGGAAGATATCGCTCAGACTCTGACACTGCAGGGAGCTGTTCAGAGCAATCCAGTTAGCATCCTGCAGGAGagaaggaaacacacacacacacacacacttattcacTCAAAATcaccactcagacagacacactgtggACAGTATTTTAACCATATATTGATGGTGTGTTGAGGGTTGTGTTTCTCACCCGTGGTGCACTCCAGTTCAGTTTGGGAAAGACACACCCACCTAGGGTGTTGATGGCCTCCAGCACTTTAGAGTTGAATTCTGGGAACTCTGGAGCCTGGAACACAAAGCATTACAACAAATCTCCACCTATTCATTGTATGCATATCATATTACAAACTTGACAAAACTTATATGCCGATGGATTGATCATATTTAACATTATCTACATTACTTACTGTTACAGTGGTGGTTGTCTCATCATCTGACCACTAATTTTGTTGAGAGAAGAAAATATAATCGATCAGTAATTGAGCATAAAGTCTGCCTTTTCAGAGAGCGAAATGGAGTGCACCTCTATGTCTGGAGCAAAATTACCTGAACATCTTCCTCCTCTGAGTCACTGTTGTTGGTCTGGTTTTGCTGATTGTTGTTGTCCCTGGAATGAGGCGAGATTTTATCAGTGAGTATTCCAAGGGCAATTCCAACGGAATTACAGTCACAGAATACGCTGAGAGTCATATTTTTCACTTTAAATTGTATGCCAAAAAAACCCATTGTTTTCAAAGTTTTAAAAAACTATAGAACTccatgcacaaggactactttcaacaatttccacagaaacttatacaaaaaaaacaatttacaggaagaactgtgcagatcaAGTTTGGCAAAATAATaaaactgagggagattttaccATAATTATGTTATCACTTTGCGTCTGCACAATTTTTTTccagtgtgttttttttgttactgtgtaaattgttcaaagtagtcattgtgcataACGTTTTATGGTATGTTAAACTTtgaattcaatgttttttttatttaatttttatttttaaaaattgtcTAAGAGTAATTATGTTACCGTAGAATTGCCCACAAGTGACTGTGTATGGGAATACAGGACACTAGATGTATGTGCTTTAAGGGTAAGTAAAGTTATGCTTACCCTCCAGAAACTACTAGAGTTCCATCGTCCAGCAAATAATCTATTACATTCTGAGGCAGTGGGAGAATCAAACTGAAAGAAAGATAACAGCAAACATAAGGCCTACACAACACAAACTATCAGACTAGTATTGACCAAAGATAAGAGAAAACAAACAGTCTCTAAGGTAGAGATTGAGCTGATGCAATATCAATGACAATATCATCACACAAGCATTTACACCTGGCACTTCTAACAGATTAAAATGTTTAACAGTAAAGGACAGGTGTGGTTTGTAAGAATTCACAATTAGCTAATAAAAGTAGTTTGGCTGTGTTAAAATATCAGACGAACACGGGtatatgtgtaatatatatatatatatatatcacacacacacacacacacacacactggctaacACAGCTTGCTAGCTATAAACAGACAACTATACGTTAGCTACCCAAATTATAGCACAACCAGTGTTTTTTGAGAGTGACGAAATCAAGTTAAAGAGTTCACCTTTTGATAGTATGCTTCTTAAATATCGGATACCAGACCGAAAACTGACAATTTACAACTTGCTCCTTCTTCATACTGCAGATGATGTACCGGAAGTGAGTCCAGCCACATATAGTTCCCATAAGAAAAAGGCGATTGACATTGGTTTCCATGTAGTTTACAACCTTTCCAAAACAACATCATTATAATGGCTTCTAATTATTAGCAATGTGTAATTGAATTATATTTCAGGTTAGGTTATCTGGAATGGTTGTAGACCATCTCTAATGTATTATAATATTTTTCAGAAGAGGGAGATTATTTTTGCGTTGCACACGTAGGCGTGATCAATGTTGGGGGCTTTCATTTTTTTCCCCTCAGGGAGTCTTCACTTCTTTAACTTGACTTGTGGCTAAACCCACTTCATTTTCACGTGAGTACTGCACATGTATCCAATTTAGAAGTAACtatgcttttaaaaatatatattgataTGTTTTAAGAATATTTACATAACAGCATGTGGGATTTTGCTAGGAATGAGTTAGCGGACTAAATTCCTCTCCATGGTGAAGGATGTTTAAAGTTCATCAGAAACTTCCCTGACAATGGTGTGGAGAAATTATTAGCTTGGTAGCTAGCTAATTTAGTAGTCTGATTAATCAGGCTGTAATAGACATTTACTTGGTATAGCTAACTAGTTTGCAAAGTTAGGCAACCTTGTTATTTACGAAGTTTTTGGAACggattcctgttggaacgttccacaaattatacccacccaCATCAACTTGCTCTACCGGTTTTCTGTGCGGTTTCTCAAAACTAACGTTGTTTAACCTACATTTTAGTGAGCTGGTAGTTAAATGTTAGTTTTGTATGTGAGATATTAGCTTCTCGTCAATAACTATTTAACCAAGCATGGTATATTCTTTTAATCTAAAAAAAAATCGTTTTAAATTGAAATCCGAATTTAAAAAAGGTAACAATGAAAAATTTACCTATTAAAAAGGGTGTAAATATTCTCCATCCACCCCTGATTCAGAATATACAATTTTCATTGTCATGGACAATACACAATTACCTTGGTGCCAAACCGAATCATAGAGTACCACagagtatgagtcataatacccataaaacctagctgtcaaacagggaaatggttccaatagttgTTCTATCATTTCATTTATCCTGTAAGGAATTTTAGAAACatttaaaataagggctgtgtttctggtctgttgtgttttgtgtcttgataactgtgtaaatctctctcAGACAAAGTGATGTTTATCAATATAAGGGATTTGGAGTCTTGCAAGATGTCTACTTTGATGTTAACTAGCATTTTTGAATCAGAGTAAATAAAGCCGACTATATTAACAAAAGTCACCTTGTTgatcaaaatgtcatgccagcccttattttaagggattgtaaaatcccctatggggaaaaatgaatggtggaaaaatgattggaaccatttccacAGGTGGAGTATTGGTTGCAGGCAATTGCCATGAAGTTTATGTATAACTATCTGCATTGCATATACCTCTTAATTATCAACTCATGAACGTAATAAAAAACATTTCTGGATTTGGGCAGACAAACTAAATCCTCCATCCATTTCCCTGAGAACAGTACTGGAAAGATGAGCAGCCCTCCCAAATCGACAACCATACCTAACGTTGTAAAAGAGGAGGTAGATATTTTATACAATAACATGCACATTGTGTGGTGTAAATGCCTATCACAAGAGGCTCTAAGGTTAGGAATATCACATAACTCAACGGTATTCTCTTCAGGTCATTGCATCTGGGAAATGGTTGAAACTTGAGAAGACCACCTATGTGGACCCTGTTGGAAACACAAGGTATGGAAGAGCTCAGAGTTCCATAAGTGATTTTTgataaacacatttttttcccTTCTCCATTTTACAATTCATTTTTGTCTTTCAATAGAACTTGGGAGACTACGAAAAGGACAACCAGACAGGCCAATGCAGCAGATGGTGTGTGTACATACATTTCATACTGATGGATAAGCAGTGACATTATAGAAATGTATTCCTGTGTTTTATTCCAGGTGTGGGAATCATCGCCCTTCTGAAGAGGACCCTCCACAAAGACTGTGTTGTCATGGTGAAGCAGTTCCGTCCACCAATAGGGTGCTGTACCCTAGAGTTCCCTGCAGGTGACATGGGTTTACAGTCACATCTCAAAATTCTGTTCAGATGCAGTGTATGTAGGCCTGTCATTGCTGTATTTTGCCTGCTGTGTTCTGATATCCGTGTTTGCTGTCTATGGGTGTTTTTGCTGTTGCTCAGGTCTGATTGACAAGGGTGAGAGTGCAGAGATTGCTGCTCTGCGAGAGCTGAAGGAGGAGACTGGTTACAAGGGGGAGGTGGTAGGAGTCACCCCAGGTAAGGtcttatgaacacacacacactctcaaaacACAGGGCAGATTATGTCCATGTACCAGTTCCATCAGCAAAGAGAAATCCAATATGCCTGTGATCTTCTGAGTGCCCAGTTTTACCATTGGGCATGTGAGAGTGCAGTATGATGTCAGTGACTAGTGGGGCAGTAACACAAAGCAGATTACAAGTTTGAACTCCCCTTCAtccccccctttcctctccctcttgtCCTGACCTCGCAGTGACCTGCTTGGACCCTGGCCTCTCTAACTGCACCACACAGATCGTCATGGTTAACATCAATGGAGATGACCTTGAAAACACCAACCCCACACAGCAACTGGGTAAGTTACGGGTCACGCTCTTGGAATGTTATGAATCTGttatgattttttaaatttttatgtATTGTCAAGCTGATATGTATTTTACATGTTGTCCTAAATGTGTACTTATTTCTCTGCTTTCCTCCCTCTTTTACTCGTTTCCAGGTGATGGAGGTAAATATTATTTTCTTTATAATCACACTTTCAGTTATTTTTCCACTATTAGAATAACATTGAACTAAATTGTATTCTGGCTTCTCTTTTACTTCCAGAATTTGTTGAAGTTCTTCTTCTACCTCTTGATGAATTCCAGAGGGAAATTGATGGTGAGCAACGATTTGAAGTTTCTTCTTCACAATAACACAATTGTTAAGTAATAATGGAATCCAATTTGAGACAGAAAAGCATATTGTTACAGTTATTATATTCTGCTAGTGATTACCTGAAGAGATCATATTTGCATAACCCCCCTCCTCCTACAGACCTGATGAAGAAGGAGAAGATTGTGGTGGACTCTAAGGTTTACATCTACGGCATGGGGATGTCCCAGGCCTTCTTTAAACCCAATGAACTCCGAGTGCTCAAACAGTGAGAGAAGGATGGAAAGAGAAAGTAAAGTGGAGAGAGTAGACTAGATGGATGTGAATAGAGGGAGAGGGCATTAGGTTGCCAACTTGTTTGTTGTCGTCTCTCTGTTACACTACGAATATGGACTAAGCCAGGGATGAAACTGTCAACAGGGTGGCCATTTTGTGGCTTTAAGCTGTTGTCTTGGGGATCAGTCAATGAGATTCATGGAGTGTTACCCTACAGCTTGTATTATCCAAGACCAACCGCTTTTATGCACCTTTACCTGTGGGGATAGTCCTAATTAGATACCATATTTGTGATTAATGTGATATTACATGCTGTCTGATAATACAAAATTCTTACACTGATAGGAATATAATTGCTAAATGACAACTGAGTACATACTGGAACATTCCTAACTTTCACTAACTCAAATGACTAAGCTTCACTGTAAAATAACTTTTAAAAGGTACTGTTATAATAATATGCCTTGAAAGATGTTACTCGCAACGGCAATAGTTTTGTGCATTTATGTTTACATCCATTAGTTCACACCAATGCCCTGTTAGACCAAGGCATAGGTGTAGATGTCTCCTTACTGGTATAAGGCTGACATGCAGATGATCCTCACATTTTATTTAGCAATTATCAGTAATTGAATTAACTTGATGTCAATAAACATGTTATTCTTATAGCAACATGTAGACCTACTTTTATTTTCAGCCTCTTGGCTTTTGCTATTCTCCTACTGACTAATGGGTGGCGCTGTGCAAGCAACACATTGAACTTGATCCTCCGTAAATTCCCCAAAGAAGAACCAAGTAGCCAATAACCGTGTTATCAACAACAACGAATGCTCGACATTATATCAGTAATATTCAATGTTATTTAAAAAGGTGAATGTCTAACAGGCTAAATCCACAAGCGAACTTTACTTTGCACTGTACATTAGCTGATATAAACACGGGCTAGCCAAATACCGGGTAGGGTTGTTTGGCTGCTCACACTAGCTAGCATGTAGCATATACGCTAACATTTAGATGACTTATTTTCGAAAAAGCAGGAAACGAAAGATTGGACATCAGCAGCTGTTCTTGAAACAACATGATGGAGTCGTCCACTAAAGGTAATGCTGCTTGGCAGAGGATGGTAAATGGCaattgctagctagccaactactgTAACTTTCTAATGTATGCTTAACTCTACGACGTTAATCGGTACGCATTCTCCTCAGTACTGACCCATAACACAGGACTGGTGTCATTAAGGTGTGTGAGAGCGTGTAGTAGAGCTGTACTCACAGCCCTGGTGATGTTGCAGGAAAAGCCAAGCGAAGGCACCTTAACTCAGAGGAGTGTCGTGAAATTAGTAGGAGACCGGAGGGCAGCCAACCCCTCACACAGCCCCACTCCGTCACTCGTAGGCACAGCAACTCAGACCCCAACCGGGGTTTGTACCCCAGAACACccacaaagagaaagagaggtactgCACATTTGTGTGTCTAGCTTTTTTAAACTCTTGAGACCTGAAGGGATGATGTAGCATTTTGTACACATATCATTTACCTTGTCATCCCCTCCCTTTACTCCCTCTTCTCATCTTCCCTGGATCTCAGATGCACGTGATGACAAGAAGCAGCAAGGGATCACTAAGTTTTTCCCTGTGATCAGTGTGGTCAAGGTGTTAAGTCCTCAGAAAGCAGCCCTGTCCCAGGGCTCAGGttccataaagacagagggacTCAATGGAGAGCTCATCCCCAAAAATGAGACTATTGAGGAGAAGGCACTAGCCACCTCTATGAAGGAGGAACCTGAGGATGAGAAGGTGGACTATCTGGAGGGGCTGACAACAGACATGTTTGGGGACGACAAGGAGTTTGAACGCTGTTCAGATCCAGACCCAGCCTTAATGAATCatcatgaggaggaggaggtggaggccCTGCCTGATGCCCTCTACGGCCTCTTGGGAAGCAGCAGGGGCCTGGCCCATCCCCAGGGTCACGTGGACGACCTCCCAGAGGAGGTGCTGATGCTGGTGTTGAGCCTCCTGCCTGCTGAGGACCTCTACTGTAACGTCAGCCTGGTCTGCCAACGCTGGAGGAACATTGTGACCCAGTCACTGGTGAGAGCCTGGGACAGGGGGAGGAAGTTATGGTTAAAGTTAGGAAGATAAGCTAGTGTAAAAATGTTAATAGATGTGATTTATACATTATTTTGGGTCTAAGTTGTGTCTTTGGGCCCTGTGTGTAGTTTGTGCCCTGGAAGAAGCTGTATTACCGCTACTCGAAGAAGGAGATCGACGCCGTGAAGGAGATCAACGCCATCCTGGAAACCCATAGAATCATAAAGGACGACCAGGAGAGCATCCTCCATATAGTCGAGTAAGGACTCTTTACTGTAAACTGTTCCTTTGGGCCATTTCTGTTCATTTCTGatctattctgtgtgtgtgtgtgtgtgtgtgtgtgtgtgtgtgtctttttttctttcttttttccccCTCCAGGTTCATGGCCCAGTATAAGCCCAGTCAGAAGGTGAAGCCTGAGTCAGTGTTACAGAGTGTGAGGACACATTGTCTGTTCCCTCAGGCTGAGGCCTGCATTAAACACCGACTCCCCAAATTGGAGGGTATCGAGGGGGTATGTagccacacacccacacacacggtTGAAACTACTATTATACTTCTGAGCTTATCTGAttggactgtgtgtgtatttgtcaggGCCCTAACCCGTGGGCAGCCATGGCCCTGATGCTGGTGCTGTGTGACGGTGTGGGAGATGTTCTGGACCTGGTGGTCTGTCTCAGAGGCTGTCTCCCTTCAGCCAGCGCCATCACGGAGTACCTCAGCGCCATGGCAACCATGCTGCTCGCCATGAGGAGGAACGACATCAACATCAGCAACAGGTCAAGATGGAAGTTAAATAGAGATGAAAGATAGATTTACACAAACAGATGGATAGACAGGCGGACATTGATGGTTCTCCTTCCTCCACTCCAGGTGGCACTACAACATCTTCTATGTCCTTCACCTGATGGAGAATGCCTTGCCCACAGCAATAACCAATCAGAGTGGGTGAGGACTGATATCTTTCTGGAAGGAAGTATTTTGAAGGAATCAGGAATAACCTGAGTCTCATGCCCAGTCCTCTTTCTCCCAGGAGAGCCCAGGTTCAGGTGACCCACGAACAGCAGCAGATCCTCAACCACGACATCCATAGAGACCACGTGGTCAAGATCATGGCCTTCGCAGGTACCGCCAGACCACTACTAACAACATCATGCCACAGCTGTGTTTTTACAGAAAACAAGTTAGATATAGAGTTGGTACTTTTGCTAGCATTTCCTGAATTGTTGCTAGAGGGCACCCTCTCCATGTCAGTTCAGCTCAGTCTGGTTCATCAGTTCAGGATGAGATTACTCTTTCTATATTGTGACAATTGCAGAGTAGTTCAagttgatacacacacacacacacacacacacacacacacgaatggtCCACCCCACTTCACAAAAAAGCCCACATTGTGAGCTGTTGATTGTGCCCTATGTGTGAATGTTCCTGCTGTGATGTAGTGTAGGGGTTAAAGGTTGTTGTCTTCCAGGCACAGGGAAGACCACCACCTTGATTCGGTACGCCCAGCAGAGGCCACACCACCACTTCCTCTACATGGCCTTCAACAAGTCTGTGGCTT encodes:
- the LOC118392402 gene encoding cell division cycle protein 123 homolog isoform X2 — its product is METNVNRLFLMGTICGWTHFRYIICSMKKEQVVNCQFSVWYPIFKKHTIKSLILPLPQNVIDYLLDDGTLVVSGGDNNNQQNQTNNSDSEEEDVQWSDDETTTTVTAPEFPEFNSKVLEAINTLGGCVFPKLNWSAPRDANWIALNSSLQCQSLSDIFLLFKSSDFITHDLTQPFLHSSDEDSQNPAINYELVLRKWSELLPGGEFRCFIKENKLIGISQRDYTQYYHHISKQEAQICHSIQEFFSQHVQYQFLDEDFVLDVYRDSWGKVWLIDLNPFGEVTDSLLFTWEELTSGNSLSANQEEGDTAQQEGPVLTPVCGRSVSVGRPCVNTSLWYVCICRKALC
- the LOC118392402 gene encoding cell division cycle protein 123 homolog isoform X3, with translation METNVNRLFLMGTICGWTHFRYIICSMKKEQVVNCQFSVWYPIFKKHTIKSLILPLPQNVIDYLLDDGTLVVSGGDNNNQQNQTNNSDSEEEDVQWSDDETTTTVTAPEFPEFNSKVLEAINTLGGCVFPKLNWSAPRDANWIALNSSLQCQSLSDIFLLFKSSDFITHDLTQPFLHSSDEDSQNPAINYELVLRKWSELLPGGEFRCFIKENKLIGISQRDYTQYYHHISKQEAQICHSIQEFFSQHVQYQFLDEDFVLDVYRDSWGKVWLIDLNPFGEVTDSLLFTWEELTSGNSLSANQEEGDTAQQEGPVLTPVCGSSVSVGRPCVNTSLWYVCICRKALC
- the nudt5 gene encoding ADP-sugar pyrophosphatase isoform X2, whose translation is MSSPPKSTTIPNVVKEEVIASGKWLKLEKTTYVDPVGNTRTWETTKRTTRQANAADGVGIIALLKRTLHKDCVVMVKQFRPPIGCCTLEFPAGLIDKGESAEIAALRELKEETGYKGEVVGVTPVTCLDPGLSNCTTQIVMVNINGDDLENTNPTQQLGDGEFVEVLLLPLDEFQREIDDLMKKEKIVVDSKVYIYGMGMSQAFFKPNELRVLKQ
- the nudt5 gene encoding ADP-sugar pyrophosphatase isoform X1, which translates into the protein MSSPPKSTTIPNVVKEEVIASGKWLKLEKTTYVDPVGNTRTWETTKRTTRQANAADGVGIIALLKRTLHKDCVVMVKQFRPPIGCCTLEFPAGLIDKGESAEIAALRELKEETGYKGEVVGVTPVTCLDPGLSNCTTQIVMVNINGDDLENTNPTQQLGKLRVTLLECYESVMIF